TTGAACCCATCCAGACTTACTTCTCGAATACCTCAAACACGGCTATCAACTGTCCATTAACCGGATGCGATGCCCCAGTGAGCCAGCTGTCCGAAGATTCGGCTGTCTTGCAGCAGATTCTGAATCCCAATATTAACGGTGTGCAGTATACCATTTCCGTAATCTATCAGAGAGATATGCATAACGGGATGCTTCACGATGTGGACAAGAAAAACATGGCAGAGGAGCTGCTGCCCGTTCTGGTGCGGGTAGAGAAGGCTAACGGATCAGCTAGCGCACGTAATGCGGCGGAAGTGGAGGGATATATCGCCAGTGAGAGAGTTCGTTAAGAAGTGGCGGAGCGAAGAGCGCGGACTGACGCTAGTGGAGCTGATAGCGGCCATGACGTTGCTGTCGATCGCCGCGGGAATTATTTTTTCCGTCGTTACCTTTGGCATGAATACCTATAACCGGATCGAAACGGAGAATGCTTTGCGGGATGATGCGGATCTCCTGATGTCCTCTATTATTACGGAGCTGTATGCTTACGGGCCGGATCTGATTTCGACGAATGCAGACGGCATTACGCTGGTACGCGATGTAGGAACCAGGGAAGAACAGCAGATTTTTATCCGGGATAAACAGCTTCATATCGGCAGCAGAACGGTGGATACCGGATCGGATGTGGATATGCCGAGTCAGACGGATCCATCTTCATCTGATGCCTCATCCATTGAGCTTAAATGCAAGACGAATGTAACGGAATGCAGCAGCGGTCTCATTGAAATCCGGCTGGTGCTTGAGCAGAATCATAACGGGCGTAATCAGCAGCTGACTCTGGAAAGTAAATTCGGGTTTTAGGGGGAAGGGTGTATGGGAAGCGAGAAAGAGCGAGGTTACGCTCTGGTATTGGTTCTGTTTATGATCCTGCTGCTGACCATACTGGGAACGGCTGTCGTCAGTTCGACACTAGGCGGGGCAACACGGGCAGAGACACGTGAAAATGATGTGCAAAGCCTTCATCTGGCAGAGAAAACGTTAAATGAAGCTGCTTCTTATCTTGTCACGAAATATAACGGCAGGGAAGACATCGCGCCGGAAGAACTCTCTCAGCTGATGCAGTCCGGTATTGATGAGCTGCAACGGCTCGAGACAAGTACCGACCTGCCGGGAGCCAACGGAAAAATTACGGATGTAACAACGGAGCAGGTAAGCGTTGGCGATCAGACCAGCTATAAGCTCAACCTGACGGCAGAAGCGGTGGTTCACGGCGTAACAAGACGGCTTACCCAGCAGATTACGATTGGCGCTTATCCGGATTTCCTGAATTACGCCTTTGGTTCGGAGAACGATGTCATTATTAACGGTGCTGCTTACGGGATGGGCAATATTTATGCGGGTCATGATTTTCTTATCGATAACACCGCGAAATACGTTTATAACAATGACCCAGATAAAACAAAGGATACGAAATATCCGTTTTTTGATGGCAATATCTATATTCAAAATATGGACTCCATTAAAGTGTTGGACAAAATTACGGGGAAATATCAGCCGTACTCCAGAACAAATCTGACGCTACAGCAGATTCTTGGAGTGGATGATAACAAAATCCAGCTGCGCGACCAGAAAAAATTTATTTCGATTAACGTAGCGGAATCCTTTATTGATAAAGCGCAGGAAGCAACAAATATCACCGACCGCAATAGTATTAAAGCGGCTGTCGATTATGCATTGGCGCATAGCGGAGAAACGGGCCGGTTCAATAACCTGGCGGCTGTTTTGAAGAATGGCAGCGGCATAACGGTGACCTCAGGTCCTCCCGAAAAGCCAACTCTGCCTACGGATTTGGATGATACGGCAGCGATGGATACTTACAATAAAGCCTTAGCGGACTATGAAGCCTATTTTGTTCAATTCAATTCCCTATCAAACACGGTTCTATTTAATGGAGACTTGAAGCTGGATGGCTTGGATTACAAAAGCTTGATCTATACGGATACGGCCAAGAAGGACAACCATAAATGGCTGATCGTAAACGGGAATCTGACGATTTCGAATTATTCCAGCGATCCTCTGGTGGTTAAAGCCAATATTCTGGTGACCGGCAATGTCTTTATCAGCGACAGCGTTCAAGTCGATTCAACTATATTTACGCTCGGAAGTACAACCATTGAAGACGCGCAAATCAAAGGAATTAAAACCGACAAAGGGGAACGCAAACAGTTGATCATGATCTCGAAAGGACCGGTATTGGTTAATAAGGTTGATTCCTTCAACAATACATACGGCACGTATGACCCGAAAGACCAATCTAATCCCAATATTCTCGATGCTTTCTTTTATACCGATGAAGATGCGGAGTTGTATGGGGTCGGTTCAATCTTCTGGCTGCGGGGAGGTTTCTTCTCGAAGGGCGATTTAACGATTAATGCGGTGCTTGGCAAAGCCACTGATGGAGGTTCGGATATTATATTTGAGCAACAAAGCACTCTTGCCAAGGAAGATTCGCGATTCATCATTAACTATAACTACGATTTCTTCGAGAACCAATACGAAGGCTTGCCCCGTGTCAAAAAGCTAAGCGTTATTGTTGGGAAAAAGCAGCTCGCAGCCTCTAACGGTACATAGGACATCATACAAAGCAAAGGCCCCGCTCCTGTATAGGAGCGGGGCCTTTGCTGTTGCTGTATTAATATTTCTCGCCGCTGGAGGTGCTTCGTTCCACGATGATCGTTGTTTCGGCTTTGATGGACGGATCATTCGTATAAGAGACCGTAACCTTTACGGTGCCGGTTTTAACGCCGGTAACGCGGCCGCTGCTGTCTACCGATGCAATCGATGGATTGCTGGAAGTCCATTGCAGATTTCCTTTAATGTTGGTTTTGCCTGCGGCTGGACTGGAAGCAAGGGCAGTAAATAAATCCTTGGATTTGCCTACCTGGATCCGATAAGTCGTGTCGAGCCGGAGAGTTACCGGTTTGACGGTGACTTCCTGTTCGGCAGAGTAGACCTTTCCGTTCTTCGTATGAACCGTAACCTTGATTTTCACTTTACCTGCTTTTTTACCGGTAAAGGTCAACGATTTGCTTGTGGTGGAGCCTTTCAAGTCGGCCTGGCCTCCTGTATTGTCTGGGACTGTCCATTCATAAGAAGTAATCTCATCGCCAGATGCTGTTGGCAGGTTTACAGACAAGGTCCCGTCTGTTCCAAGCTCAATTGTGCTTGGTCCGGAAATGACAGGGATCGGATCAATAACCTTAATAACCGCGATTCCCGTCACTCCGCTGCCGTCCTGCGCCTGAGCCGTAATGGCAGCTTCCCCAACGCTAACAGCTGTAACAAGACCGGAGCTGTTGACGGTTGCTACGCTGGAATTGCTGCTTGGCAGCCAAGCAACCGATTTATCCGTTGCGTCCGTTGGACTTATGACAGGATTAAGCTGATAGGTGGAGCCAACGATCATAGTTGTGCCAGTCAGAGTAATGGAAGTTACCTTTTTAAACACGGTAATGCTCATTTCTTTTGTATACGTGCGATTCTGATCGGTTCCAACCGAAAGGCGGACGGTAGCATTACCTACGCTTTTGCCCGTAACAGAAACAGTGCTGTTTGTTGTTCCGTTTAAACTAATGTAACTCGAGCCGTCTTTAATACTCCATTGGTAGCTTGTAATCTTTTCATAATCCGCGGTATATAGGTTGGCCGACAGGTTAATGGAATCGCCTGATGCGACGCGGTCCTGACCGACAATGTTAAGACCAGGTACAATGGCGGTTACCGCTGCCGTTGCGGTTAATCCGCTGCCGTCCGTTGCTCTAGCGGTAATATGTGCTGTTCCCGCCGCTATACCTTTCATGATGCCCGAGCTGTCCACGGTTACGAGGTCCGGGCGATCCGATTCCCAAATATACGTTGAGCTATAAGTTGCATTAAGCGGCGCATAGGTTGGAATCATTCTCCGGCTGTCTCCAACAAGCAGTGTAGAATTGGTTAAGCTAAGCGAGGTTAATCTCGTAACCGCCTCTAGAACGTAACTAGGGAATGTCAAGGTTCTAGCGGACTGCTGGCCAATATCGTTAAAGGTTAGTGCCGCGTTTTGAAGCGGGTATAAGCCGTCAGCCGTTGGCTTCACTCCGATCTGGAAGGACACCGGCGAAGCGATATAACTGTTGCCGTTTAAGGTGTACGTAATGGTAGCGAGAGTTCCCGAAACGGTATACCCGGTTGCTGCCGTACCGGTTTTCGTCCAGCCTGACGGGAGACTGGTTACTTCCAGCTTTGCAGGCAAGGTTTCGCTGAATGCAATGTTCGTAATCTTCATCTTGTCAGCGGACAAGGCATCGCTTGACGGAATCGCCTTTGGCGTAACGGTATAAGTGAAAGTAGCCGTTGTATTCGTCTGTACCCGATTATCCGTTACATTGCTGGATACCGTACGGCTTAAATCGATATTGGATTCTACCTTTACGACCTTTACATTAATCGTTTGACTAACTTGAGCACCGCTCTTATCCTTTGCGATAATCTCGACCTTCAAGTCACCGCCGTTTGGAAGCGGGTTAGCAATCTGTTGGTTAATTGTACCGCCGGAGAGCATGGTTTTGTCTTTGAAAATCTCGTGAGATTGACCGCCGTAAATAAAGTTTACGGTTGTTTTCAACTCACGGTCCGCAAGGTCAAAGTCATCGACCTGATAGTTCAGCAAAATATTTTGATAGGACGGAATAAAATTATTGCTTGCCGAATTGTACTCTATCGGCGAGTTAACCGTGAGTTGAGGAGCATGGTTAGAGCCGATATACGCCCGGTACATGGTATTGACAAACAACTGCTGCTCCCAGTCCGGAAATTTGGAGTTTGTATGCCCGGAACCGGAGTACGTTACATTCCCTTTGGAATAAGTGTAGTAGGAGTTCCAGCTGTCGCCGGAAGTCCGTTTGCCGCCGCTCATGTTATACCAAGGGATAACGGTCGCATCTTCCAAATCAAGCGTGTAATACTGGTTATGGGTAGTGGCTACATTCGTCGTATTACTTAACAGGAAAGGGAACTGCGTTAACAAGCCGTCATTCACTTTTTCGGTTGTAGTGGAGGACTCCGGTGCCCCGAGACCAAGGTCCGTTCGTGGAGCAATCTGACCGGTAATAGCCTGGAATTTATTCAGCCAGTTGCTGCTGTTCGAATTGCTGCTGTTATAAATCGTATCATGGGTAAACATGACGCTTTGCCCTGTGTTTTTGAAGGCGATTACGGCTGCCGCGGCATCGTCGTTAATTGGGGCGTTGTTGTTGTAGATATCGCCAAAGCCAAAGATCAGCATATCGTATTTGCCGTTTAAGGTTTTATAGCCCGTGCTGTTGAACGTGTTCATATTCATGACGTCAATGCTGATGCTATAAGCGTCTTTGGTATTGCCGGATGTCGGAACGAGATACGATGAACTCATGTTGTTCGTACTGTTTAATGTACTGGCATTGCTGTCGTTAGGCATAACTTGAAGAACCTTGATATTAATCTTCTGATCCTGGAAACGGTAAACCCCCGAAGCATAATCCTTCAGCTTGGTATTGAAATCCACCGCTTCAAGCCGCCAATATTGAATGCCGGAATAACCCTTAGGCAGCGTGTAAGAGATGGTTCCTGATGCACTATCTACCTGTTTGGCAGCTACCACCTGTTCAGCGCCAAAAGGAAGGGAACTATCCGTACTGATGTACAAATTAAGTTCGATATTTTTCTGGCTAATATCGCCTACGTTATCAATCGTGTAATTGAAGCTGACCGTGTTTCCTGCAATGTATTTATTCGCCTGATTAGCCGTATACTCGGTTGGCTTGCTTGTGACGGTTAGCTGTGGGCGAATATTGGCTTTCTCCAGCAGATTGGTCTTGCTCATAAAGTTCGCCGCGGAAGAGATGTTGGATGAATCCACGAAGATAGCGTTTGCCGTGCTTCCGTCTTTATAGGAAAGGAAGTTCTTCTTCAGCAATGCTTTGGAGCTAGAGCTTAAATCCGCCTGATACTCGATGCCATTTTTCGTGGAAGAATCGTTGTAAAAGATAACCGGTAGACCTTTATTAATGAAATCAATCGTAATCTCGGTAGCCTTCAGCTGCGTGATATCGTTCTGAATACTGCTTGTGTTGTGGTTATTGCTTTGCGTTGAACTGCCTTGGGATTGCGCGCTAAGCAGGGACATGCTGTATGGCGTCTTTGCGTTGTTGTTTTTGTCAACCAAGGTGCCTTTTCCTATGTATACCGCATCGTATTTACCGTCCAAATCATCGCGGGATGCAACAAATTCCTTCATGCTGTATGTATCGACGGTAAACGGAACGGGGGAACTGCTGCCGAGTATGGAGGAGAGATCCGATGTTCCTGATTCGGTTACTTCCAGAATCCGAATGGAATCGCGGAAGGAGGAGAGCTTAAATTTCTGAGAGTTTTGAATTGTAGTAACGCTGCTTAGACGCAGATTATTATTTGATGAAGTTGTGCTCATATATCTGCTCTTGCCTAAAGAGTAGAAAGAAACGGTTCCGTCGGAGTTAGTTGTAATCGAAAATTTCTGGTTATCGTTCGTATTGGTATCGCTGCTTGCGGTCAGCGAGCTGTTGTTGCTGCCTACCGTTAGATATTTCCCCGTATTATTCGATTTCAAAGTGTAATAGCTGCCTGACTTAGCCAATACGAAAAGCTCTTCTGTCCACGCCTTATCCGAGTCGGCAACGGGAGTAGAGTTGTTTGACGTTACCCTCACGTATTTGCTTTTCTCGACCGATTTCAGCGCAACAAGCCCCAGGTCGAACGTATCCGCAGCTTCAGCCTGTTTCACCGGGAAGCCTATAAAAGCAAAAAGCGATGCCAGGAGAGTAACGGCTAAGGTAATGGAAATTCTTTTCTGAAAATCAACTAGTTTCATAGTCCTATCCTCCTATTTTTACATTCTCTTTACTTAGTTCCATGTGCCTAAAAAACTTCTTGAAATCTAGTAATAATGCGCTATAATCAGTTTAAGTCAGAGGGTCGATAGATGCAACAATTAATATAATAAATATTGCCAAAAATGGTTCCGTGGTCTAGAATTCTGGGTATAAAGGACCTAGTTTCGACTGATTTTATATCGCATTAATTTGCAAACGTGAAGATATAAGAGAATGGGGCTGTTAAGAGATGGTGGCTATTAAGAAGAGACTAGGAGATTTATTGGTCGAGAGCGCCATAATATCCGAGGAACAGCTGCAGAAGGCGCTGCTAGAGCAGAGCAAATCCAAACAGAAGCTAGGCGACTTGCTTATTGCGCAAGGATACATAACGGAGCAGCAACTCATTGAAGTGTTGGAATTCCAGCTTGGAATCCCGCATGTTAGCTTGTATAAATATCAGATTGATCCGGAAATCACCCAGATCATCCCCGAAAGCATGGCCAAACGCTACCAGGCGATACCGCTTCAGAAGGACGGCGGCAAGCTGATGGTGGCAATGGCAGATCCTCTCGATTATTTCGCGATTGAAGAGCTGCGCATGAGCACAGGCTTCCGAATCGAACCGGCTATTTCCAGCAAAGACGAATTGCAGCGGGCTATCGCAAGACATTACGGTCTGCAGGACTCCATGAGTCAAATGATGATTGATCTTCCGACACAGGAGGAGATCCGCGAGACTGAAATTACCGATGAAGATTCCCCCGTCGTACGGCTTGTGAACCAGATGATACAGCAGGCGGTACAGCTTAGAGCCTCTGACATACACGTTGACCCGGGTGAGACAAGCGTAACGATACGTTACCGGATTGACGGAGTGCTGCGCACGGAACGGGCTTTGCCTAAGCAGATGCAGGGCTTTATTACGGCAAGACTCAAAATCATGTCCAAATTAAATATCGCCGAGCGGAGGCTTCCGCAGGATGGCCGGATGAAGATGCAGTTCGAATTCAAGACGGTGGATATCCGCGTCGCTTCATTACCTACTATTCATGGCGAGAAGATCGTTCTCCGTCTGCTTGACCTAAGCACGGGAGTTAAAGCGGTTGACCAGCTTGGCTTCAACAACCATAACGTCCAAGTGTTTAAGGAAATGATTGAGCGGCCATACGGCATTCTGCTCATTACAGGTCCAACGGGCAGCGGCAAAACAACTACCTTGTATTCCGCGCTCAGCCACTTAAATGAAGAGGATACCAACATCATTACCGTCGAGGATCCGGTTGAGTATCAGCTCGATGGCATTAACCAGGTGCAGGTTAATCCGGCAATCGGATTAACTTTTGCGACCGGTCTACGCTCGATCCTTCGTCAGGATCCCAACGTCGTCATGGTCGGCGAGATCCGGGACACGGAAACCGCGGAGATTGCTATCCGCGCCTCCCTGACCGGTCACTTGGTATTGTCCACCTTGCATACGAATGATTCCGTCAGCTCGATTACGCGTTTCCGGGATATGGGGGTTGAGCCTTACCTAATCGCTTCATCGCTTATCGGAGTTGTCGCACAACGTCTTGTCCGCCGGATATGCAACGATTGCAGGGAAGCACAAGAGGCTACCGATCAGGAAAGATTGTTCTTAAGAAGCCGGGGGATTCAGTCGCAGACCGTTTACCGAGGCAGAGGCTGCGGGAACTGCGGCAGCACGGGTTATCGCGGCAGGGTGGCTATTCACGAGGTTTTACATATTAATAACGAGATTCGCGAGCTTATTACTTTAAACGGTTCGTTAAGCGAGCTTCGCGAGGCAGCAGCCAAGCAGGGGATGATCCAGCTGATGGACGACGGATTGGAAAAAGTTACACGCGGCATTACGACGCTGCAGGAAGTTCTCCGCGAAACCGTGGCCAATTAAGTTAATGCTTACGAAGCAAGAATCACCACATTAGCTTTTTTTTGCAATCCATTTATGTGGTCATTCTTTTAGGAGGACAGCCGTGTTTAACGAACTTATTCTGAATTGGCTAAAGCAAGCCTATGAGCTCCGGGCATCGGATTTGCATCTGTCGGTTGGCAATGTTCCCGTATTCCGGATTAATGGAGAACTCCATAAGATTGGTGATTCCGTCATTACTGCACAAGCTGCAGAAGCAATGGCCTTAAGTCTATTGT
This region of Paenibacillus sp. JDR-2 genomic DNA includes:
- a CDS encoding GspE/PulE family protein produces the protein MVAIKKRLGDLLVESAIISEEQLQKALLEQSKSKQKLGDLLIAQGYITEQQLIEVLEFQLGIPHVSLYKYQIDPEITQIIPESMAKRYQAIPLQKDGGKLMVAMADPLDYFAIEELRMSTGFRIEPAISSKDELQRAIARHYGLQDSMSQMMIDLPTQEEIRETEITDEDSPVVRLVNQMIQQAVQLRASDIHVDPGETSVTIRYRIDGVLRTERALPKQMQGFITARLKIMSKLNIAERRLPQDGRMKMQFEFKTVDIRVASLPTIHGEKIVLRLLDLSTGVKAVDQLGFNNHNVQVFKEMIERPYGILLITGPTGSGKTTTLYSALSHLNEEDTNIITVEDPVEYQLDGINQVQVNPAIGLTFATGLRSILRQDPNVVMVGEIRDTETAEIAIRASLTGHLVLSTLHTNDSVSSITRFRDMGVEPYLIASSLIGVVAQRLVRRICNDCREAQEATDQERLFLRSRGIQSQTVYRGRGCGNCGSTGYRGRVAIHEVLHINNEIRELITLNGSLSELREAAAKQGMIQLMDDGLEKVTRGITTLQEVLRETVAN
- a CDS encoding type IV pilus modification PilV family protein: MKWIRNGNKESGLTLVEVLAALVILSVVSLVLTSFFTNALTYAKGNQSKTVMVNLARNTLFYMEKQRFEPIQTYFSNTSNTAINCPLTGCDAPVSQLSEDSAVLQQILNPNINGVQYTISVIYQRDMHNGMLHDVDKKNMAEELLPVLVRVEKANGSASARNAAEVEGYIASERVR
- a CDS encoding PulJ/GspJ family protein codes for the protein MREFVKKWRSEERGLTLVELIAAMTLLSIAAGIIFSVVTFGMNTYNRIETENALRDDADLLMSSIITELYAYGPDLISTNADGITLVRDVGTREEQQIFIRDKQLHIGSRTVDTGSDVDMPSQTDPSSSDASSIELKCKTNVTECSSGLIEIRLVLEQNHNGRNQQLTLESKFGF
- a CDS encoding DUF5057 domain-containing protein, with protein sequence MKLVDFQKRISITLAVTLLASLFAFIGFPVKQAEAADTFDLGLVALKSVEKSKYVRVTSNNSTPVADSDKAWTEELFVLAKSGSYYTLKSNNTGKYLTVGSNNSSLTASSDTNTNDNQKFSITTNSDGTVSFYSLGKSRYMSTTSSNNNLRLSSVTTIQNSQKFKLSSFRDSIRILEVTESGTSDLSSILGSSSPVPFTVDTYSMKEFVASRDDLDGKYDAVYIGKGTLVDKNNNAKTPYSMSLLSAQSQGSSTQSNNHNTSSIQNDITQLKATEITIDFINKGLPVIFYNDSSTKNGIEYQADLSSSSKALLKKNFLSYKDGSTANAIFVDSSNISSAANFMSKTNLLEKANIRPQLTVTSKPTEYTANQANKYIAGNTVSFNYTIDNVGDISQKNIELNLYISTDSSLPFGAEQVVAAKQVDSASGTISYTLPKGYSGIQYWRLEAVDFNTKLKDYASGVYRFQDQKINIKVLQVMPNDSNASTLNSTNNMSSSYLVPTSGNTKDAYSISIDVMNMNTFNSTGYKTLNGKYDMLIFGFGDIYNNNAPINDDAAAAVIAFKNTGQSVMFTHDTIYNSSNSNSSNWLNKFQAITGQIAPRTDLGLGAPESSTTTEKVNDGLLTQFPFLLSNTTNVATTHNQYYTLDLEDATVIPWYNMSGGKRTSGDSWNSYYTYSKGNVTYSGSGHTNSKFPDWEQQLFVNTMYRAYIGSNHAPQLTVNSPIEYNSASNNFIPSYQNILLNYQVDDFDLADRELKTTVNFIYGGQSHEIFKDKTMLSGGTINQQIANPLPNGGDLKVEIIAKDKSGAQVSQTINVKVVKVESNIDLSRTVSSNVTDNRVQTNTTATFTYTVTPKAIPSSDALSADKMKITNIAFSETLPAKLEVTSLPSGWTKTGTAATGYTVSGTLATITYTLNGNSYIASPVSFQIGVKPTADGLYPLQNAALTFNDIGQQSARTLTFPSYVLEAVTRLTSLSLTNSTLLVGDSRRMIPTYAPLNATYSSTYIWESDRPDLVTVDSSGIMKGIAAGTAHITARATDGSGLTATAAVTAIVPGLNIVGQDRVASGDSINLSANLYTADYEKITSYQWSIKDGSSYISLNGTTNSTVSVTGKSVGNATVRLSVGTDQNRTYTKEMSITVFKKVTSITLTGTTMIVGSTYQLNPVISPTDATDKSVAWLPSSNSSVATVNSSGLVTAVSVGEAAITAQAQDGSGVTGIAVIKVIDPIPVISGPSTIELGTDGTLSVNLPTASGDEITSYEWTVPDNTGGQADLKGSTTSKSLTFTGKKAGKVKIKVTVHTKNGKVYSAEQEVTVKPVTLRLDTTYRIQVGKSKDLFTALASSPAAGKTNIKGNLQWTSSNPSIASVDSSGRVTGVKTGTVKVTVSYTNDPSIKAETTIIVERSTSSGEKY